A part of Halobaculum sp. MBLA0143 genomic DNA contains:
- a CDS encoding ABC transporter ATP-binding protein: MVEAVRLERITKRFPGVVANDEVTLSVERGSVHALLGENGAGKTTLMNVLYGLYRPTSGSVYVDSEGLATDTGGTVEASPRSFDSPRDAIDAGVGMIHQHFMLVDTMTIAENITLGNEPTKWGGLAVDRAAAREAVRDLSERYGFDVDPTALVADVSVGVQQRVEILKALYRGADVLILDEPTAVLTPQEVTDLFEVFEELTAAGKTIIFITHKLGEAMEAADDVTVLRDGEHVGTVDANATTREELAEMMVGRGVVMETQTPTVDHGDPTLSVSDLVVEDDRDVRAVDGVDLTVREGEILGVAGVDGNGQSELIEAITGLRTPETGSISLAGRDLSDVSRRERARAGMAYVPEDRQERGLVMEFDLTANGLLGSQHDEPFSADGRIDWRHTREHAEDILEEYDVRPPDPEATAESLSGGNQQKFVVGREVSREPSCLIASHPTRGVDIGSTEFIHDRLIDLRGEGTAVLLVSSKLDEVRGLSDRLAVMHDGEVVDVVDPDAVTEEQLGLLMAGEEPTDTPAAASVEERDDTVAAGEVADE; encoded by the coding sequence ATGGTCGAAGCGGTTCGTCTAGAACGGATCACGAAACGATTCCCCGGCGTGGTCGCCAACGACGAGGTGACTCTCTCCGTAGAGCGCGGCTCCGTCCACGCCCTGTTGGGCGAGAACGGAGCGGGCAAGACGACGCTGATGAACGTCCTCTACGGACTCTACCGGCCGACCAGCGGGAGCGTGTACGTCGACAGCGAGGGGCTGGCGACGGACACGGGTGGGACGGTGGAAGCGAGCCCTCGGTCGTTCGACTCACCGCGGGACGCTATCGACGCCGGCGTCGGGATGATCCACCAGCACTTCATGCTGGTCGACACGATGACGATTGCGGAGAACATCACACTGGGCAACGAGCCGACGAAGTGGGGCGGACTCGCGGTCGACCGGGCGGCCGCGAGAGAGGCCGTGCGCGACCTGTCCGAGCGGTACGGCTTCGACGTGGACCCGACCGCGCTCGTCGCGGACGTCTCCGTCGGCGTCCAACAACGGGTCGAGATCCTGAAGGCGCTGTACCGGGGGGCCGACGTGTTGATCTTAGACGAGCCGACCGCCGTGCTCACGCCACAGGAGGTGACGGACCTGTTCGAGGTGTTCGAGGAACTCACCGCGGCCGGGAAGACGATCATCTTCATCACACACAAGCTGGGCGAGGCGATGGAGGCCGCAGACGACGTGACCGTGCTGCGCGACGGAGAACACGTCGGCACGGTCGACGCGAACGCGACCACCCGCGAGGAGCTGGCGGAGATGATGGTCGGTCGCGGGGTCGTGATGGAGACACAGACGCCGACGGTCGACCACGGTGACCCGACGCTGTCCGTCTCCGACCTCGTCGTCGAGGACGACCGCGACGTCCGGGCGGTCGACGGGGTCGACCTCACGGTCCGGGAAGGGGAGATCCTGGGCGTCGCCGGCGTCGACGGCAACGGCCAGTCGGAGCTGATCGAGGCGATCACCGGTCTCCGGACGCCCGAGACCGGGAGCATCAGTCTCGCCGGCCGCGACCTCTCGGACGTGTCGCGCCGGGAACGGGCCCGCGCCGGGATGGCGTACGTCCCCGAGGACAGACAGGAGCGTGGGCTCGTGATGGAGTTCGATCTGACCGCGAACGGTCTGCTGGGGAGCCAACACGACGAGCCGTTCTCGGCGGACGGCCGGATCGACTGGCGGCACACTCGGGAGCACGCCGAAGACATCCTCGAGGAGTACGACGTGCGGCCGCCGGACCCGGAGGCGACGGCAGAGTCACTGTCGGGCGGCAACCAACAGAAGTTCGTCGTCGGCCGGGAGGTGTCCCGGGAGCCGAGCTGTCTGATCGCCTCCCACCCGACCCGAGGGGTCGACATCGGCTCGACGGAGTTCATCCACGACCGACTGATCGACCTCCGGGGAGAGGGGACGGCCGTGCTCCTGGTGTCGTCGAAGCTCGACGAGGTACGCGGACTCTCCGACCGGCTGGCCGTGATGCACGACGGCGAGGTGGTGGACGTGGTCGACCCGGACGCGGTGACCGAAGAACAGCTCGGCCTGCTGATGGCCGGCGAGGAGCCGACAGACACCCCGGCCGCGGCGTCGGTCGAAGAACGCGACGACACGGTCGCCGCCGGGGAGGTGGCAGATGAGTGA
- a CDS encoding phosphomannomutase, translating to MDLFGTAGIRGDVRDRVTTDLALRVGRAVGAHAHEAGDREFVVGRDGRTTGPGLAAAVESGLLATGADVRRVGRVPTPALAYASRGRRGVMLTASHNPPTDNGIKLFVDGQEYGETAETAVESRVADDPGHADWTAWGQRTETEPLAAYREAIRSYAERFGADPSETTVAVDCGNGVAARATPQVLRALGANVVTLNANVDGHFPGRESKPTPETLRDLRAFVADGDAQLGIGHDGDADRIVIVDGDGEVVHEDTVLAILAEAYVRAQEFADPVVVTTPNASGRIDERVAAAGGRVERVALGYLHDGITAAREAGGDVAFAAEPWKHVHTALGDWIDGVASAAVFTRLVAETGLDGLREPVTERPYRKESVDCPDDAKRAAMERLETALPAAFPETDAETEYGVRLTFPDESWLLVRPSGTEPYVRVYAESDEVDRVVAEAVETVRETVETTTG from the coding sequence ATGGACCTGTTCGGAACGGCCGGCATCCGCGGCGACGTGCGCGACCGCGTGACGACAGACCTGGCGCTGCGGGTCGGACGCGCCGTCGGCGCCCACGCCCACGAGGCGGGCGACCGGGAGTTCGTCGTCGGGCGCGACGGGCGGACCACCGGCCCGGGGCTGGCGGCGGCGGTGGAGTCCGGGCTGCTGGCGACCGGCGCGGACGTGCGCCGGGTCGGGCGCGTCCCGACGCCGGCGCTGGCGTACGCCTCCCGCGGTCGGCGAGGGGTGATGCTCACTGCCTCCCACAACCCCCCGACCGACAACGGCATCAAGCTGTTCGTCGACGGCCAGGAGTACGGCGAGACCGCCGAGACGGCAGTCGAGTCTCGCGTCGCCGACGACCCGGGCCACGCCGACTGGACGGCGTGGGGCCAGCGGACGGAGACGGAGCCGTTGGCGGCGTACCGCGAGGCGATCCGTTCGTACGCCGAGCGGTTCGGTGCCGACCCGTCGGAGACGACGGTCGCGGTCGACTGCGGCAACGGCGTCGCCGCGCGGGCGACCCCACAGGTGTTGCGGGCGCTGGGGGCGAACGTGGTGACGCTGAACGCCAACGTCGACGGCCACTTCCCCGGACGGGAGTCGAAGCCGACGCCGGAGACACTGCGAGATCTCCGGGCGTTCGTCGCCGACGGCGACGCCCAGCTGGGGATCGGTCACGACGGCGACGCCGACCGGATCGTGATCGTCGACGGGGACGGGGAGGTGGTCCACGAGGACACCGTCCTGGCAATTCTCGCGGAGGCGTACGTCCGGGCCCAGGAGTTCGCGGACCCCGTGGTGGTGACGACGCCGAACGCCTCCGGTCGGATCGACGAACGAGTGGCGGCCGCCGGCGGCCGCGTCGAACGAGTGGCGCTGGGCTACCTCCACGACGGAATCACCGCGGCACGCGAGGCCGGCGGCGACGTGGCGTTCGCGGCAGAGCCGTGGAAACACGTCCACACGGCGCTGGGCGACTGGATCGACGGGGTCGCCAGCGCCGCCGTGTTCACCCGGCTCGTCGCCGAAACGGGACTGGACGGCCTGCGTGAACCCGTCACAGAGCGACCGTACCGCAAGGAGAGCGTCGACTGCCCGGACGACGCCAAGCGAGCAGCGATGGAGCGGCTGGAGACGGCGCTGCCGGCGGCGTTCCCGGAGACGGACGCCGAGACGGAGTACGGCGTCCGGCTGACGTTCCCGGACGAGTCGTGGCTCCTGGTCCGCCCCAGCGGGACGGAGCCGTACGTCCGGGTGTACGCCGAGAGCGACGAGGTAGACCGAGTGGTCGCCGAGGCGGTGGAGACGGTCCGGGAGACTGTCGAGACGACCACGGGGTGA
- a CDS encoding thioredoxin family protein — protein MVAAESETDLEIGDEAPPFELPGVDGEYALSAFDETAVLVVFTCNHCPYAKAKFDLLNSLAAEYDDLAVVGINPNDAEEYPDDSVEQMEAYVESGETAYDAYLRDESQAVARAYGAVCTPDPFLLARDDDGYRLAYHGRLDDALNPDDEVTEVYVREAIDRVLAGEVVEMDPGPSRGCSIKWRE, from the coding sequence ATGGTCGCAGCCGAGTCGGAGACGGATCTGGAGATCGGCGACGAGGCACCGCCGTTCGAACTGCCGGGCGTCGACGGGGAGTACGCCCTGTCGGCGTTCGACGAGACGGCAGTGCTCGTCGTGTTCACCTGCAACCACTGTCCGTACGCGAAAGCGAAGTTCGACCTCCTGAACAGTCTCGCGGCGGAGTACGACGACCTCGCGGTCGTCGGGATCAACCCGAACGACGCCGAGGAGTACCCCGACGACTCCGTCGAACAGATGGAAGCGTACGTCGAGTCGGGAGAGACCGCGTACGACGCCTACCTCCGGGACGAGAGCCAGGCGGTCGCGCGGGCGTACGGCGCCGTCTGCACGCCGGACCCGTTCCTGTTGGCGCGCGACGACGACGGCTACCGGCTGGCGTACCACGGCCGGCTGGACGACGCGCTCAATCCCGACGACGAGGTCACGGAGGTGTACGTTCGGGAGGCGATCGATCGGGTGTTGGCGGGCGAGGTCGTGGAGATGGACCCCGGGCCGAGCCGGGGCTGCTCGATCAAGTGGCGGGAGTGA
- a CDS encoding mechanosensitive ion channel family protein, which yields MTHASAPTVVPLQSVSTLPTEVAAALGGLPLWQAVAVVVAATAVLAVATERVGLELLRRVVARTDSAIDDAVFAELRLPVVTSVFLGGVYAVALLPATAAVLGDTAVQQLLGRPALSVVLLVWARGLIRVADAVVETMRAGDHHYDVAPVLSNVWTLAVGGAAGFGLLSLWTVDVTPLLGAAGVAGVAVGFAAKDTVANFFGGLALYVDDTYRVGDFVVLEDGDSGTVVDVGVRSTTLLTRGEVLVTVPNSTLNAGKVTNESAPERRKRIKVPVGVGYDTNLDAFEAAALAVADGEPLVLAQPCPRMRFRSFGDSALQYDLLCWVASPTVEGKTRHRVNRGLYAALTDAGVDIPFPQRSVTVADGVDRGDPTDADGGPVDPTAGAPGGDGEERRA from the coding sequence ATGACACACGCCTCTGCCCCCACCGTCGTCCCGCTCCAGTCCGTCTCGACGCTGCCGACCGAGGTCGCCGCCGCGCTCGGCGGGCTGCCGCTGTGGCAGGCGGTCGCCGTCGTCGTGGCCGCGACGGCTGTGCTCGCGGTCGCAACCGAACGGGTCGGGCTAGAACTGCTGCGGCGGGTCGTCGCCCGGACGGACAGCGCGATCGACGACGCCGTGTTCGCGGAGCTTCGGCTCCCGGTCGTGACGAGCGTGTTCCTCGGCGGCGTGTACGCCGTCGCACTGCTGCCGGCGACTGCCGCCGTCCTCGGCGACACGGCTGTCCAGCAGCTCCTCGGGCGGCCGGCGCTGTCGGTCGTCCTGTTGGTCTGGGCACGAGGGCTGATCCGGGTGGCCGACGCCGTCGTCGAGACGATGCGGGCCGGCGATCACCACTACGACGTTGCGCCGGTGTTGTCGAACGTCTGGACGCTCGCGGTCGGCGGGGCTGCCGGGTTCGGCCTCCTGTCGCTGTGGACCGTCGACGTGACACCGTTGCTGGGCGCGGCCGGTGTCGCGGGCGTCGCCGTCGGCTTCGCCGCCAAGGACACGGTCGCCAACTTCTTCGGCGGGCTGGCGCTGTACGTCGACGACACCTACCGCGTCGGCGACTTCGTCGTCCTCGAAGACGGCGACTCCGGGACGGTCGTCGACGTCGGCGTCCGGTCGACGACGCTGCTCACCCGCGGCGAGGTGCTCGTCACCGTCCCCAACTCCACGTTGAACGCGGGGAAGGTGACCAACGAGTCCGCCCCCGAGCGGCGCAAGCGGATCAAGGTGCCCGTCGGCGTGGGCTACGACACGAACTTGGACGCCTTCGAGGCGGCAGCGCTCGCGGTCGCAGACGGGGAGCCGCTCGTGTTGGCCCAGCCCTGCCCGCGGATGCGCTTCCGGTCGTTCGGCGACTCTGCGCTCCAGTACGACCTCCTCTGTTGGGTTGCCTCCCCGACGGTGGAGGGGAAGACCCGACACCGGGTGAACCGTGGGCTGTACGCAGCGCTGACGGACGCGGGCGTCGACATCCCGTTCCCACAGCGCAGCGTCACCGTTGCGGACGGCGTCGACAGGGGCGACCCGACGGACGCCGACGGCGGCCCGGTCGACCCGACTGCCGGAGCCCCCGGGGGGGACGGCGAGGAACGACGCGCCTGA
- a CDS encoding BMP family protein: MTRDIDRRQFVRAAGLAGVAGLAGCAGESGGGGTETATAAANIGMVYATGGLDDGSFNDQAQQGLQRAREEFDIASDRTQPSEVSQFTNFQQQFAQSTNPDYDLVCCIGFLQTDALEQTSESHPEQNFMIVDSVVERDNVGSYVFKEHEGSYLAGVLAGMLSTREFSAGAGESAGNANVGFVGGVEGSLIKKFEAGYLSGLESMDTDIQTQSTYVGSFSDPQGGKEAALSMYDNGADVVYHASGNTGTGVFQAAQERGKFAIGVDRDQSVTKSAYADVILGSMVKRVDTAVYESIASVVNDDFDGGAVTTLGLDSNGVALVYGDELGGDVPEDVKSAVSSAREGIIGGDISVPTDPSGV, encoded by the coding sequence ATGACACGAGACATCGACAGACGGCAGTTCGTGCGCGCCGCGGGGCTCGCGGGCGTCGCCGGACTGGCTGGCTGTGCCGGTGAGAGCGGGGGCGGCGGGACCGAGACGGCGACCGCGGCCGCGAACATCGGGATGGTGTACGCCACCGGTGGCTTGGACGACGGGTCGTTCAACGACCAGGCCCAGCAGGGACTCCAACGGGCCAGAGAGGAGTTCGACATCGCCTCCGACCGGACACAGCCCAGCGAGGTGTCGCAGTTCACGAACTTCCAACAGCAGTTCGCGCAGTCGACGAACCCGGACTACGACCTGGTGTGTTGTATCGGGTTCCTCCAGACGGACGCGCTGGAGCAGACCTCCGAGTCACACCCGGAACAGAACTTCATGATCGTCGACAGCGTCGTCGAGCGCGACAACGTCGGCTCCTACGTGTTCAAGGAACACGAGGGGTCGTACCTGGCGGGTGTACTCGCCGGGATGCTCTCGACGCGGGAATTCTCCGCCGGGGCGGGCGAGAGCGCCGGCAACGCCAACGTCGGCTTCGTCGGCGGCGTCGAGGGGTCGCTCATCAAGAAGTTCGAGGCCGGCTACCTCTCCGGGCTGGAGTCGATGGACACGGACATCCAGACGCAGTCGACGTACGTCGGCTCCTTCTCCGACCCGCAGGGCGGGAAGGAGGCCGCGCTGTCGATGTACGACAACGGCGCCGACGTGGTGTACCACGCCTCCGGCAACACCGGGACGGGGGTGTTCCAGGCCGCACAGGAGCGAGGGAAGTTCGCGATCGGCGTCGACCGCGACCAGTCCGTGACGAAGAGCGCCTACGCGGACGTGATCCTGGGGTCGATGGTCAAGCGCGTCGACACGGCGGTGTACGAGTCCATCGCGTCCGTCGTGAACGACGATTTCGACGGCGGCGCGGTGACGACGCTCGGCCTGGACAGCAACGGGGTCGCGCTCGTGTACGGCGACGAGCTCGGCGGCGACGTGCCCGAGGACGTGAAGTCCGCGGTGTCGTCGGCCCGCGAGGGGATCATCGGCGGAGACATCTCCGTTCCGACGGACCCGAGCGGCGTCTGA